In the genome of Xiphias gladius isolate SHS-SW01 ecotype Sanya breed wild chromosome 18, ASM1685928v1, whole genome shotgun sequence, the window TTCCAGACAGTATCAATGATTTATTctatcactgcagctcagaataaTATGAGGAGACTCTGTGAGgataattggaaataaaaactaaaccctctgatgtcttttattagaaaattatccacacactgttaaatattttcCATAATTATAAACGAACATGCCAGTCAGATTGACCTCGTCagacatttttgttcttttctctcttctcctctcttgctTCTTGCTTTGGCATCAGAAACATTCTGACATTACTTTAACATCTACTTTTAACACTTTAATAGTTTGTTCGTCACCAGACAAAAGACCAGAAATACTGACTCATTGAgaaacttaataataataattcctgtacttatttacagtatatcattagCCTGACTCTAAtaattggacatttttttctagCGTGTCTCTTCTATTCTAGTTATGTGGtcatattgtttacatttcacttgGCTGACTGTCACTTTTGGCTGTCACTTCAACTGAATTTATGTACAGGTGTTACCGCTTCTTCACATATCATATTAAATACTTTATTCCTAGTTCTGACGATATTGCTTGTAGTTAAAAACTCAACCTCTTTCACACGAACGTGCTCGTAACTGGATAGGAAAACCCAGAGTTAACTGAGCCAGTTTATAACCAGCTTCGTGAGACGGGTTATCCAGGATGACCAGtgttaggctcagtgaagccgGTATGTTGAACTAAGTAGTACAGGCCTCAGATGGTGGGCAGCTGGAGTTTAGCCTGGGTGTCGGCGAAGACAGCAGACTGATGATCTGGGAGGTCTGGCTGGGCATTGGCAGGGGCTGCCAACTGGGGTTTGGGCATGGGGTCGGCTGGAGCGGTCAACAGGGTTTCAGGTCAGGCGTCTGCAGGGATGGCCGACCAGGGACCAGGAGTAGGCTTGACAGCCAGCTcaaaaaaagacacaggaaaAGGCTTGACTTAAGCCCCCACAGGAACAGACTAAGGAACAGGCTTGATGGGGGCCGACTCAGGAACAGCCTCAGAAACAAACAGGAGGGCTGACTCAGGAACAGATGTAAGCAGGGACCCCCAACTAAGGAATAGGTTAGACCTCGGCCAGGACCCACACGGTCTGTCTGGTTCGTCAGTCGTGGTGCTGGGCAACGGAGACTTTTCCCTGGGTAGCTGGGCAGCTGGAGCTCTTGGTCGCTGGGCAACTGAGGCTCTGGGTCACAGGGAAGCTGAGATTCGGGGTTGCTGTGCAGCTGAGGCTCTATGGCACTGGGCAGCTGAAGTCCTGTGGCATTGAGAGTCATGACGACCACGGCTTCTTCTGTGGCCTCCGCGGAACCCCATGAAAAGGCCAGGACTGCCGGCTCACAAACCCGAGCCTAATCGACTGGAGCGGCGGCTGGGATGCAGGCTGAAGGCTAGCATGCCGGTGGCCAGCATACTGGAGGCTAACAGGCTGAAGGCTAGGTTTTCCAACAACCTTGGATGCACAGGAGAGTGTACAACTCATACAGTTCATCTCTGAATAAAACATCTGGTGGGTCACTGGCTTGTCAGACCGTACTGTTACAGAGCTGGTGGTAGCAGCCCAGGCAGGAAGGACCCGAgcgcagacacacaggcaggcaggtgcAGTGAAGGAACTTTAACAGATCAAGTGAAGAGGACCGGgcttacagacagacagactgatggATAAGCAGGTAGGGAGCAAGCAAAGAGGAGGTGCCGAAAGAAGACGAAAAAGAAGACGTGCCATGACAGTATTgtgagttgtgtttgtgtgtggttctTTTTTTGTGAGTAAATTACAACAGCAAGAAGGAAAACACCCTCATCATAAAGTTGGACTGACATGCAGGTGTTTGAATCCGTTAATTAAAGTTTCAAGAGCCCATGCTGTTCAGTGTTGCTGAATGATGTGTTCTTGTCATGCATCAACAGGAACACAAGTCGAgtaggtgcacacacacacacacacacacacacacacacacacacacacacacacacactgtagcctAGTGTTGCTGAATCTGACACACAGAGGGGGTGTTGGAGGAGGTGTGGGCGTGTACCGGATACTCTCCAAAGACCTGTATCTTTGACTTCAAGGAGCATAGTCCTCTTTGCTCCCAGAGATCACCTTTGCTTTGCGACTAGGAGAGAAATTTGTATGAAGGAAACCGCACTTCCCTCTCACTTTGACGCGCAAGTTACAGGTAGGATTTATGACATGAAGCCATAAATATGAAAGGAACCGCGCGACACACATCCTCCGATCCGTTATTTGACGTCTGGACCATATGAGATGAAACGCACGTGGATCTACACTAAAGTTATTGGATTTTAACTCAATGCCGGTGGGAGATTAATTTGACAAATGCGTACCATCCTCGTCAGGCTATGATTATTTTTGGGAATATCTGACATGGCAAGGATACTATTCATCCTCGCGAAAATCATGCTTCTTACAATACTGGTATTAATTCTCTTACAAGGTAAGTTTGCAAGCTGCAACAGACTTacacaaaaatcttttttttttcttcttcagtatttgcttacttatttatttattcgctcatttatgtgtttatttactctAGTTTATTTCCAACATATTTCTGTTACAATACAAGGTGTCTTGACGTCCGATGCCTTGGTCAAATCAGAGGGCGGCCCTGGAAGTCTCTCGGGCTCCAGCCGGGTCTTTGGTCCTGGGAGATCCGGGGGTGTACGCTCGTCTGAGGCAGCGAAGTCAAAGTCCAGACCCAAGCGCTGCACCTGTTACACCTACAAGGATAAAGAGTGCGTCTACTACTGCCACCTGGATATCATCTGGATCAATACTCCCGAGTAAGAGCTGCTTGATTGAATACTATGACATTTTCTATAACTTTCCTTTAATCCACCCGGACGTGCTTCTCTTGTGCAAACATCTCCGGGCTTGCACAATATCTCCTCTTTTGTCAGCGGGGATAGGCGGCAATTAAGACTAGGCTTTTCAAAAATCAGATTGGCATGTGGTTTTTGAAACTCAGTGGGAACGCTGAAGCCAAGATACTGTAGCAAGTCACGCCCGGAAACTTCTCCCGAGAGGCGCCAGAGGCAATCGTGGATCAAGTGACGGCAAGTCCAACAGAGAGTAACTCGCTCTGGAAGGTCACAATGTGTCCCCAGAGAGTTGTTTTTGTAGCCTTTGGTCTGCTTTCAATCAGAAGcaaattaattcataaaaaaaatgagtcTAAATTTCCCACAATTTAGTTTCATTAACATTTCCTTTAGTGGATGCAGACCTGGCCTGTGGCATAAACATCTTATGCTCTCATGTATGGACAAACACTCGGGAAGGCACCGCAATGAAGGCATTATTGCCTTC includes:
- the edn3b gene encoding endothelin-3b, whose product is MARILFILAKIMLLTILVLILLQGVLTSDALVKSEGGPGSLSGSSRVFGPGRSGGVRSSEAAKSKSRPKRCTCYTYKDKECVYYCHLDIIWINTPERTVPYGMSSYRGPQRIRRAVVGQPTDPEEAKTQRCICAVLDTDPECHVFCLSSPLQTVPSKSLHRIPGPG